In one window of Balnearium lithotrophicum DNA:
- a CDS encoding OmpA family protein, with translation MRKILTLVTVSSLLFGGCATTQQGGSQPSKTVTGAAVGAAIGAIAGAATGPKHHKGKRILIGAAAGALIGGAIGYILDQQANQLGNDLGIKPVDNTNPEVKPTEPPISEEKPVAVVKEPNRVKVVMKDTVLFDFNSYHLKPEAKDVLRKVAKTLNRDPDTVIVIVGYTDSVGDFNYNVKLSEKRAEAVRNELVLNGVDPTRIVTFGCGPKHPIAPNNTPEGRALNRRVEILVYPKGVTIPNPCD, from the coding sequence ATGAGGAAAATTTTAACATTAGTAACAGTTTCAAGCCTGCTCTTTGGGGGTTGTGCAACAACCCAGCAAGGAGGAAGCCAGCCGAGCAAGACTGTAACTGGAGCTGCCGTTGGAGCTGCCATCGGAGCAATTGCAGGAGCTGCAACGGGGCCAAAACACCACAAAGGAAAAAGGATACTGATAGGGGCAGCAGCTGGAGCTCTAATAGGCGGGGCAATAGGGTACATCTTAGACCAGCAGGCAAACCAGTTGGGTAACGACTTAGGGATTAAACCAGTTGACAATACAAATCCCGAGGTTAAACCCACGGAACCTCCCATAAGCGAGGAAAAGCCTGTTGCTGTTGTGAAGGAGCCAAACAGAGTAAAGGTTGTAATGAAGGACACCGTTCTTTTTGACTTCAACAGCTATCACCTTAAACCTGAGGCAAAGGATGTATTAAGGAAAGTAGCAAAAACGCTAAATCGGGACCCAGATACAGTGATAGTAATAGTTGGCTACACAGATAGCGTAGGAGACTTTAACTACAACGTTAAGCTTTCAGAAAAGAGGGCAGAAGCCGTTAGGAATGAGTTAGTTTTAAACGGAGTTGACCCAACGAGAATAGTAACTTTCGGATGTGGTCCAAAACACCCGATAGCTCCAAACAATACACCTGAGGGAAGGGCCCTCAACAGAAGGGTAGAAATCCTCGTCTATCCGAAGGGGGTAACAATACCAAACCCCTGCGATTAA